A window of Coleofasciculus chthonoplastes PCC 7420 genomic DNA:
ATATTCAGGAGGAGATTTTCTGCCTTTTCTCGTTCAGCAACCAGGTTTTTGGTAGAAGACTCTAAGGCGTCTAGCATCGAGTTTATTGTTTGTGCCAGGTGGGTTAATTCATCATTTCCCTTGGCGCTAACTCGTAGCGATAGGTCATTACTTGTGCCAACTTCATGTACGTTTGTACTCAGTTTTGCTAGGCGAGACAGTACCATTTTTTCCAATAGGAAAAGAGTACCGACACTAAAAAGAATCCCTAAACCTAAGAGAGATAAAATAAGATAACGTAGACTAACACGACCTTGTTGATAGATTTCTCGTGGGATGTCGATTTGAACCAGTAACGCAGGTTGACCATAGATATCGCGGAGGAGGGTATAGCCTGCGATCGCCTCCCGACTTATAATCTGGATTAAGATGGGAGCCTGATTGGGTTGGGACTCCTGTTCAGATAGGCTAGACTGCACAGTCTGCAATTTAGTGGGTAATTGGGTATTATTGAGTCGGTAGACCTTAAGATTGAGTTGGGTGAGTTCCGCTAACGCCTCAATGCGCTGGTCATTCAGGTAACGACCCATAATCAAAGACCCCCGCATGGGACCAGTTTCCTCGTTGGTAAGAATGGGATTTGAGGCAATCATTAACGGTCCTTGGGGTAAGAGAATTAACCCTGTAATACTATTACTGTTATCCGGATGCTGTAGTAGAACATTATTGGAATTCAGTTGTTGGATCAAGGGAGTAGGAATGGGGATTTCTTGCTGCTGAGCTAAATTAAAATGTTTACCAAAAACTAATTCATCTTGGCGGTTAAAGAATAAAGCCAGGTTGAGGTTAATATTCGTTAAATTTGTATCTGATAGATTCTCTTGAATATAATTTTGACTGGTATCTTCAATAAACGCATAAGTATCATCCCACTCACCATAATCAGCCGCTAAAACAGCTAAACTATCTAATTCATCGAATAACGCCTCCTGTACCCGCCGCACATTACGATACGCATGTTGTTCCTCGATTTGCGCGAAACTACGGATTAAAATTAGCGATAGACTGGCGTAGAGGACACCAATTAAACCCGCAAGGGTGAGACCAATCAGGAGTAGAGTTTTCTGGCGCAGGCTCATAAGTTCAGCAGGGGAGTGGCGGACAAGGGATAAGCTGGGAGAGATGTGAGCTGGTCAGTTATTTCTGCCATGCTGTATTAGGGAGTCGTTCTTTCTCCCTACAAAGTAAAGTACAACAATTCAAGGCGATAAAGGAAGAAATTCCGGTAAGGCGTAAGGACTCACTTTATTTCCGCCACGCTGAACCCATTATGGGTAGGTTACTACAGACATCTGAATAAAAGCCTATTTTCTGACTGAAGTATCCACCTAAGCCAGACGATTAATTCGAGTCAGATGGAGGATGTCTATTGCTTAAGGCATATTTTTTTAGGTGTATTGTTGATTCAATTCAAAACAATCTCTACAGTAGTTTCTATCTTTAGGTTAAGGTAGGATTCAATTTTATTGATTACTGTGGTATTTAAGCTCAGTTGATTGATAACTGGGCAGGTTTTGCCTCTATAGCTATACTCAAAAAAAATCATGTTTTTCCACAAAAAGGAAACCATTCAACCCGTTAATATCGAGACAGCACATCCTCAATTTGCCCAACTCTTGTTAGAACAATTCGGTGGCGCTACAGGTGAACTCACTGCTGCTCTACAGTACTGGGTGCAGTCTTTTCACTGTGAAAATCCCTCCATTCGGAATATGCTACAAGATATCGCGGTTGAGGAATTTAGCCATTTAGAGATGATTGGCAAACTAATTGAATCTCACACCAAAAATGTTGACCAGACTGATGCGTATAAAAGTACGCTCTTTGCAGTACGGGGAATGGGTCCTCATTTCTTAGATAGTCAAGGCTCTGCTTGGACGGCTACCTATATTAATGAAGGTGGCGATATTGTCCGCGACTTACGAGCAAATATAGGCGCAGAAGCTGGCGCTCGTCAAACCTACGAATCCCTGATCAAACTAGCACCTGATCCGGGGACAAAAGAGACGCTAGTACACTTACTTACCCGCGAAATTTCCCACACTAAGATGTTTATGAATGCGTTAGATTCTATGGGTAAACTCACTGATCCCATGTTTGGTAACATCGAACCTGATAGCACTGTTGATCTGTACTATAACTTATCAACAGAGTCAGACGACAACCCTCAACAAGGTGATAAGCCGTGGAATTCTGCCCCCGACTTTAAGTATGTAGCTAACCCCACAGCTAGTCATTCTTAGAGACAATTGAGTCAGGTTTTGAGTAGCTTGACGTCGCTGCTAAAATGGTGAATATTTGGGTTGAGTTTATACCAGTAAACCAACCTAAATATTCCCTGTTTGGCTGAATACTTCCACTATTGCAGAGGGTAATGCTATATTGTTTGCGTTCCATTCAATTACAGCATCAATTATCTCGAAACGGGTAATGAAACAGTAACAATAGTTTGCTTATCCGGAACGCTTTCAATGACGAATTCACCCCCATGGAATTGAGTAAGGCGTTTAGCAATTGTTAACCCCAATCCGGAACCTTGCTGATCATAGAGTTTGCGCTCAAACTGCATATAGCCTCCCACTTGGACAATTTGTTCTGCCGTCATTCCTGTCCCTTGATTACTAATTGCCAAGACCAGTCGATTTTTTTTAACTATACTGGTGACAGTAACAGGTGTGCCATCGGGGGAAAATTAAAAAGCGTTATCGACAAGTTCAAAAACTAACTTCTGAAGTCGAGGTGCTGCCATTTGTACAGCGGTATCGGTTAAATTTAGTAGTAGATCAGACTCTCGATTGAACTCTCGCGCCTTGGCAATCGCTTGAGCGGAAATAATTGCTGATGAAAATCGCGTTTGATAGGTTTGAAAGGTTCGACGCCGTTCACTGGAGGTTTCGGCTAATTCTAATTCAGCATAAAGTAAAAAGTTTTGAATCGACCGAGATAATTGCTGTCCAGACGCTTGAATATCTTCGATCATCGATCTGACAGATGCGGCTTCAATATAGTCCGCCAGCAGTGTATGTGATGTACCAACGATACTATTTAGGGGAGTTTGCAGTTCTCTTGGTAAAGCCGAGGTGATATTACTGCGTAGCTCATCCAACTTGGCTTCAGACTGCTGCTGAATTGCCATCTGCTTTGACAAACGAGTCGCGATCGCGCTAAGAAGTTCTTTAGCGGTAAATGGTTTGGTCAGATAGTCATCGGAACCAAGTTCCATTCCTTGTCGCCAGTCATCTCGGCTGGCTTTAGCGGTGAGGAAGATGAAGGGAATCGTCTGTGTGGCTGGATTAGAGCGCAAGGCGGTTAACACCTCGTAGCCATCTAATTCTGGCATCATCACATCACAAACAATTAAATCGGGTAATTGTTGGGTCGCGAGTTGGATACCTGCTAATCCATTGTCTGACTCAGTGACCTGAAAATTGTTGGCTTCGAGCAACTCTAGAATATTGTCTCGAACGGATAATTCGTCTTCAATTACTAAAATCTTAGCCATAAGGTTCTGGCGGATGCCCAGCTATTTCGTTCTTGTATCCTAGCTGTTTATTTTTTAGCCATTCCAGGGGGATTTTACGGATATCAACTTGACCCCAATTGATTCATTTCAGTAGATTTACGGAGGTTATATAGCAGTCGCCAGGATCAGTAGGACATCAGATGAATGCCGTTTATTGTTTTGATGCACGTTTGGGTTTGACATTAAGGTTTGAATGCCGAACAGCTTACTACTTGTAGAAAACTCTAATTTAATTTTTTCTCCTCTAGCTTCCAGACGTTTCACCGGAACGTCTCTACAACCCCAACTCCTCTCTTTACAACGCTTGACGGCGTAGAAACAGCAGCAGATTATTACTCACCTTCTCAGACCAATGATCTTGGGGATAATGTCCGGCTTCTTCTAGTTCTACCAATTCGACATTCTTAATCATTTTGGCAAATTCTTGAACTTGAACCAAGGGAAGCCACGGATCTTTTATCCCCCAAAGAATCAATGTGGGTTGATTCCAGTTGCGAAATCCGGCTTCGATTTCTGCCATAGATGATTTAAATTGCAGATTTTTAACGGTCATTAGTAAACTTCGCCCAGCATCAGAACTGCTGAGAAAGGGACGGCGATATACGTCTAAATCTTTATCAGACACGCGATAGCCACTACCGCCTTCTAAGGTGCGATCGACCAACAAGGGATCTTGGGTCAACATATCACCGACCAAGGGTAAGCCCAATTGCTTGATCTTCCACGGTAACTGACTTGCTGATGAGACAGGGGTGTTGAGAATGGCTAACCGTTCAACCTGATCGGGGTAACGCAAAGCGTATTGGAGTCCCACTGAACCCAGAAACCCTTGGACAACCAGATAAAATCGCTCGATTTGCAGATGTTGGATAAATTCTGCTAAGGCTTTAATAAAAGCATCTGGCGTATAGGCAAACTTACGACGGTCTGGTTTAGCTGAGAAACCCGCACCAATCCAGTCCGGCGCGATCGCACGGAATCCTTTTTCGGCTAAATCGGGCATCAGTGCTGACCATGAGTAACTCTGGGAGGGTAAACCATGAAGCAGCAGCACTGGGGGTTGTGTACTGGGATTAACTGGAGTAGCTTCCCGATAAAACCACTCTAGCGACCCGACCTGAATGGACTTTTCCTGAATGGACACGCTTTTTTTCCTACACCTTGACCGTGCTTTGAGCTTACCGCCCTGTAGACGTTTGAGCAAGTTTTCCTGGTAATTTCTGATCTCCGGGAATTGTCAACAAATCACAACATATCCCCTGTCTGCTAAACAGATAGCCAACAGACTCGCTAATTGTAATAAATAATGAAGCAATCTTGTAAATAAGCGTTAACCATAGGAGATTTAATCATGAATGCTGCGGAACAAGCCAAGGGTTTAGAGGTAACCACCAAGATAGCCGCCATAGTCAACTTGTTTAAGTCCCAGTTTCCCGATGCCAAGGCGGACTTGAAACCTTGGCAAAATGACCCCGATACTCGCAATCTAGTTGATCCTGACTCAATCGATATCGGTTTTCACTTTCCTGGGTGGAGTAGAAAGTTACAAAGCCGCAGCATCTTACTACAAATTCGGTTTTACCAAGATCCCTTAGAACAGTCTCATCGCTTGATCGGTTTAGATGCGGCAGGATTTAATCATCAAGGAGAAGCTTGGCGACTTTCGACGGTTGAGAACTGGCAATGTGTCGGTAATTATCAGCCTGCACCGGAGGTGAGTGACAAGCTCAAACAGTTCTGCAGACAAGTCTTTGAGTTATTCAGGTAGTTGAATCAGGTGTCGGCTGGCACAGTGAGAAGACACCCAACATCATCATACACAAACGGTAGGGACACGACATGTCGTGTCCCCACAGATGGTAGTTCAAATTAACCAACAAATGCCATACGTGGCTCAGATACACCTGCGGATTCTTGTCCCTTCAGGGAAGCAAGCATCGTATCCGCATCGGAGACTTCAAAGGGGTCATCCGGGCAGTTGTCGCTGTAACCAGGTTCAGCAAAGAATTTTTCAATCTTGCCGTCGTTCACCAGCATCGAATAGCGCCAGGAACGCATTCCGAAACCCAGGTTGGACTTATCGACTAGCATTCCCATCTTGCGGGTAAACTCGCCATTACCATCGGGGAGCAATAACACATTCTTTGCCCCTTGCTGCTTACCCCACTGGAACATGACAAACGCATCATTCACCGACAGGCAAATGATTTCATCGATACCCTGTGCCTTGAACTCATCATAGAGTTCCTCATAGCGAGGCAGGTGGTTAGATGAACAGGTGGGTGTAAACGCACCCGGTAAGGAAAACACAACAACTTTTTTGCCACCAAAGATTTCCTGCGTTGTCCGATCTTGCCAACGGTAGGGATTTGAACCCCCTACAGACTCATCACGCACGCGAGTCTTGAACACAGCGTCGGGTACACGATCAATAACAGCCATATTTACCTCGTTTTACAGACGACTAGATTTTTGTTTGCTTTAGCTATATCTAACTATAACTCAGAATAATTCTGATTTAAGAATGAGTCAATAGTAATAAATACTTATTTTTCAGTCTAGCTGCTAGACAAGTATAACTCCTAAAAAAGAGTGTTATAATTAAAGAACTGCTTATGAAAACGGTGAATACCATGCAGCAGCAAGCAGAAAACCTGATTAAAGTCTTGAAATCCAAGGGGTTGAGGGTTACCCCACAGCGATTTTCTGTCTATGCCAATTTGCTGACTCGTTTTGATCACCCGACGGCAGATCAAATCCTCAGCGATCTCAATCACCAAGCGCCAACGTCTTCTCAAGCGACTGTATACAGTGCGCTACAAGCACTGCGGGAAGTGGGACTGGTGCGGGAAGTTTTATTAGAGGAAGGTGTCTGTCGTTACGATGCGAATGTTGATCGCCACCATCATTTTCGTTGTCGCTGTTGCGGTGCGATTAAAGATATTCCTTGGGATACATTTGAAAGCGTTGGTTTGAACCGCCTACCTTCTGGTATGCAAGCTGAAAGCTATGAAGTGACGGTACATGGAATCTGCGATCGCTGTCAATGATTTGTCCTTTGTCATTCGTCCTTTGTCGCGGAGATGGGGGAGTTCTCAGTTGAATCAAAATCACAATTGGATCGGGGCGGGTTTAGTTCCATTTGGGTGAAGTCATAAACGATAGTTGTGAAACCCGCCCCTACACAAGTGCGCTACGATGGGGAGCATTCGGGTGGAAAGGACGACGAATCACCCGTTTGAGCGAAGTGTTCTAGATCCGCGAGCTCTAGTAACCACGCTTGGCTTTCCTAACCTCTTTAGCCGCTTCTTTGTGTAAGCCAAGTTGCTCGCGAACCGCCTTTAACGATTTTCCCCGCTTTACCTTCGGGCGAACGCTTTGCTCTGGCACATCAGAAGCCGAAAGAACGTTCTTTTTTAAAGCCGCCTGTAAAAGATGTAATTCGTCTTGCAGATCTTCGAGTGATTCTCCGAAAGGCTTGAGCGGCTTTTCCGAACAGGCAGCTATCGCACCGTGGTCATCATAATATACGGTACGAATTGTGTAGCCACTATCCTCAAAGAATACCCGATAATCCCAGTGCATCATAGAATCCTCGATCGCTTGGTCGGTCAACTCAACTTCAAACACGGTGGCTATCTATACTATAATGTGTTTCAAGTAATCGTCTAAGCTACCATTAACATTTCCAGCGAGGAAACAGGGAGATGGGGAAGTTCTCTGGTTGACTCAATTTTGCAATTTGACCAGGGCGAGTTTATACCAAGTTGCAGTCAAAGAGGTAATCTGTCCTCGAACGAAATCCTTCACTTCGTCCGAGGACAGAATAAATCTAATTTAAGCGGCTGGCATGTCTCTGGTAGCAACCACATCCGCCCCTGTTTCCAAGGCATTCGCCAAAATCACCTCACCCATTTTCACAGGTGCAGTTAGTTTCACTTGACGCAGCGCTTGGCACAATTCCTGCATTTTTTCTTTAGGAATAGCCATATTAGTTTTTACCGGCAGTCTAGCCCAACGCCCTTGTTCTACCTGTACAGTTGTTGTTACCATGCGGCGAGGTTCGGTATGTTCTTGTTTAGCATACTCTTGTCCCCGTTTGCAGTTAAAACCCCGCACTTCGACAAGCTTGTTGTCTTCATCTTCAACTTCTAAACGGCAACCTAGGGGACAGCCAATACAAAGGTAATGAGTAATCGTTGTCATAATAAATACCTGGTGATTGCTGATTGTTTATATCATGTCCGGTTGAATACTTACACCATTGGTG
This region includes:
- a CDS encoding adenylate/guanylate cyclase domain-containing protein, whose protein sequence is MSLRQKTLLLIGLTLAGLIGVLYASLSLILIRSFAQIEEQHAYRNVRRVQEALFDELDSLAVLAADYGEWDDTYAFIEDTSQNYIQENLSDTNLTNINLNLALFFNRQDELVFGKHFNLAQQQEIPIPTPLIQQLNSNNVLLQHPDNSNSITGLILLPQGPLMIASNPILTNEETGPMRGSLIMGRYLNDQRIEALAELTQLNLKVYRLNNTQLPTKLQTVQSSLSEQESQPNQAPILIQIISREAIAGYTLLRDIYGQPALLVQIDIPREIYQQGRVSLRYLILSLLGLGILFSVGTLFLLEKMVLSRLAKLSTNVHEVGTSNDLSLRVSAKGNDELTHLAQTINSMLDALESSTKNLVAEREKAENLLLNILPESIAKRLQKDSDTIADSFEEVTVLFSDIVDFTRLSGEISPTELVNLLNEIFSRFDRLVELHGLEKIKTIGDSYMVVGGLPLPRQDHAEAVAEFALDMQQEIDAVNAQQGHAFMMRIGIHSGPVVAGVIGLKKFIYDLWGDTVNTASRMESHGLPGYIQVSDATYEHLKDKYVFQERGSISVKGKGEMTTYFLKERKTE
- a CDS encoding manganese catalase family protein: MFFHKKETIQPVNIETAHPQFAQLLLEQFGGATGELTAALQYWVQSFHCENPSIRNMLQDIAVEEFSHLEMIGKLIESHTKNVDQTDAYKSTLFAVRGMGPHFLDSQGSAWTATYINEGGDIVRDLRANIGAEAGARQTYESLIKLAPDPGTKETLVHLLTREISHTKMFMNALDSMGKLTDPMFGNIEPDSTVDLYYNLSTESDDNPQQGDKPWNSAPDFKYVANPTASHS
- a CDS encoding hybrid sensor histidine kinase/response regulator; this encodes MAKILVIEDELSVRDNILELLEANNFQVTESDNGLAGIQLATQQLPDLIVCDVMMPELDGYEVLTALRSNPATQTIPFIFLTAKASRDDWRQGMELGSDDYLTKPFTAKELLSAIATRLSKQMAIQQQSEAKLDELRSNITSALPRELQTPLNSIVGTSHTLLADYIEAASVRSMIEDIQASGQQLSRSIQNFLLYAELELAETSSERRRTFQTYQTRFSSAIISAQAIAKAREFNRESDLLLNLTDTAVQMAAPRLQKLVFELVDNAF
- a CDS encoding alpha/beta fold hydrolase translates to MSIQEKSIQVGSLEWFYREATPVNPSTQPPVLLLHGLPSQSYSWSALMPDLAEKGFRAIAPDWIGAGFSAKPDRRKFAYTPDAFIKALAEFIQHLQIERFYLVVQGFLGSVGLQYALRYPDQVERLAILNTPVSSASQLPWKIKQLGLPLVGDMLTQDPLLVDRTLEGGSGYRVSDKDLDVYRRPFLSSSDAGRSLLMTVKNLQFKSSMAEIEAGFRNWNQPTLILWGIKDPWLPLVQVQEFAKMIKNVELVELEEAGHYPQDHWSEKVSNNLLLFLRRQAL
- a CDS encoding peroxiredoxin, with protein sequence MAVIDRVPDAVFKTRVRDESVGGSNPYRWQDRTTQEIFGGKKVVVFSLPGAFTPTCSSNHLPRYEELYDEFKAQGIDEIICLSVNDAFVMFQWGKQQGAKNVLLLPDGNGEFTRKMGMLVDKSNLGFGMRSWRYSMLVNDGKIEKFFAEPGYSDNCPDDPFEVSDADTMLASLKGQESAGVSEPRMAFVG
- a CDS encoding Fur family transcriptional regulator, whose protein sequence is MQQQAENLIKVLKSKGLRVTPQRFSVYANLLTRFDHPTADQILSDLNHQAPTSSQATVYSALQALREVGLVREVLLEEGVCRYDANVDRHHHFRCRCCGAIKDIPWDTFESVGLNRLPSGMQAESYEVTVHGICDRCQ
- a CDS encoding DUF1667 domain-containing protein produces the protein MTTITHYLCIGCPLGCRLEVEDEDNKLVEVRGFNCKRGQEYAKQEHTEPRRMVTTTVQVEQGRWARLPVKTNMAIPKEKMQELCQALRQVKLTAPVKMGEVILANALETGADVVATRDMPAA